A single region of the Austwickia chelonae genome encodes:
- a CDS encoding acetate/propionate family kinase, protein MSTAVLVLNCGSSSVKFALIDPVTGVRHLSGLSERVGTPEVTITAKIGAEKTALDGMTSTDHQGVVGRILSWVTEWAQAHGVEISSVGHRMVHGGASFAESVLLDEAAMAEVSRCIPLAPLHNPANIAGVEAVTATYPDVPQVGVFDTAFHQTMPAVAYRYAVPQEWYTDYGVRRYGFHGTSHLYISAQAAEMVGRPLSEMRVVTAHLGNGCSLTAIKDGISVDTSMGLTPLEGVMMGTRSGDLDPGILAYIAGRTGADVDQVTDALNKRSGMLALSGVSNDLREVWAAADSGDADALLALDVFCYRIAKYVASLAVPLGGLDLLVFSGGIGENDEGVRARVIEHLGFLGLVLDAEANNACIRGAAGTITQPGAAAAVVVPTDEELVIARDAQRITAAAGQEG, encoded by the coding sequence GTGTCCACAGCGGTACTCGTCCTCAACTGCGGCAGCTCATCTGTCAAGTTCGCCCTCATCGACCCGGTCACGGGGGTCCGCCACCTCAGCGGCCTCTCCGAGCGGGTCGGCACCCCCGAGGTCACGATCACGGCGAAGATCGGCGCCGAGAAGACAGCCCTCGACGGCATGACCAGCACCGACCACCAGGGAGTCGTCGGCCGGATCCTCTCCTGGGTCACCGAATGGGCCCAGGCCCACGGCGTGGAGATCAGCTCGGTCGGCCACCGGATGGTCCACGGCGGCGCCTCCTTCGCGGAGTCCGTCCTGCTCGACGAGGCCGCCATGGCCGAGGTCAGCCGGTGCATCCCCCTCGCGCCCCTGCACAACCCCGCCAATATCGCCGGGGTCGAGGCCGTCACCGCGACCTACCCCGACGTCCCCCAGGTCGGCGTCTTCGACACCGCCTTCCACCAGACCATGCCCGCCGTGGCCTACCGCTACGCCGTCCCGCAGGAGTGGTACACCGACTACGGTGTCCGCCGCTACGGATTCCACGGCACCAGCCACCTGTACATCTCCGCACAGGCCGCCGAGATGGTCGGACGCCCCCTGTCCGAAATGCGCGTCGTCACCGCCCACCTGGGCAACGGATGCTCACTCACCGCCATCAAGGACGGCATCAGCGTCGACACCTCCATGGGCCTGACCCCCCTCGAAGGCGTCATGATGGGCACCCGCTCCGGCGACCTCGACCCGGGCATCCTCGCCTACATCGCCGGCCGCACCGGCGCCGATGTCGACCAGGTCACCGATGCCCTCAACAAGCGCAGCGGCATGCTCGCCCTCTCCGGCGTCAGCAACGACCTGCGCGAGGTCTGGGCGGCAGCCGACTCCGGCGACGCCGACGCCCTCCTCGCCCTGGACGTCTTCTGCTACCGGATCGCCAAGTACGTCGCCTCGCTGGCCGTGCCGCTGGGTGGCCTCGACCTGCTCGTCTTCTCCGGCGGCATCGGCGAGAACGACGAAGGCGTGCGCGCCCGCGTCATCGAGCACCTGGGCTTCCTCGGCCTGGTCCTCGACGCCGAGGCGAACAACGCCTGCATCCGGGGCGCCGCCGGCACCATCACCCAGCCGGGAGCAGCGGCTGCGGTCGTCGTGCCCACCGACGAAGAGCTCGTCATCGCCCGCGACGCGCAGCGCATCACTGCCGCAGCGGGACAGGAAGGCTGA
- the pta gene encoding phosphate acetyltransferase: MSRRILVVPANHGADCTATALGLLQALDERGIDVGYLKPFAQALHGRPDHAVDLVRLVTPLNPPAPISVAALEAGLSKGQDDDLMEEVVALADETLSAHDVVVIEGLVPSGENVYSQRVNHMLAKALDAEVVVVGAIKDHDPQAIASITTGSAASYRVGEASRVLGIVLRRGAPGTEADYRAAFENSGERVVGFVEATEATGWPRVSDLAQELGLKKLNDDGDETRRIKSTAVLAQSMPGFLPALKDGQLVVVPADRHDVLVSAALATMNGVRLAGVLLTAGIRADERVLELCQPALKTGLPIYATEDHTIDAVNRVLSHGPEVAPDDDARTRLVMETTASVLDEEWVESLTDDRAKRRLSPAAFRRYLTTRARQAGKRIVLPEGSEPRTVEAAISCENKGIAHCVLLAPRDEVETTASRLGLTLPESIEIIDPTDIPQKYIDALVERRKHKGMTEAAAREQLCDSVVYGTVMVHLGEVDGLVSGAVHTTANTVRPALQILGTKPGAKLVSSVFFMGLPDEVVVYGDCAINPDPNADELADIAIQSADSAAAFGLDPRVAMISFSTGTSGSGADVEKVAAATNLVKELRPDIAVDGPLQYDAATTASVARSKAPDSPVAGKATVFVFPDLNTGNTTYKAVQRSASVISVGPMLQGIAAPVNDLSRGALVEDIEYTIALTAIQAAAPSA; this comes from the coding sequence ATGAGCCGCCGCATCCTCGTCGTCCCCGCCAACCACGGCGCCGACTGCACCGCCACCGCCCTGGGCCTGCTGCAGGCCCTGGACGAGCGAGGCATCGACGTGGGCTACCTCAAGCCCTTCGCCCAGGCGTTGCACGGCCGCCCGGACCACGCCGTCGACCTGGTCCGCCTGGTCACCCCGCTGAACCCGCCCGCCCCCATCAGCGTCGCCGCGCTCGAAGCAGGCCTGTCCAAGGGACAGGACGACGACCTCATGGAAGAGGTCGTCGCCCTTGCCGACGAGACCCTCTCCGCCCATGACGTCGTCGTCATCGAGGGGCTGGTCCCCTCCGGGGAGAACGTCTACTCCCAGCGGGTCAACCACATGCTCGCCAAGGCGCTCGACGCCGAGGTCGTGGTCGTCGGCGCCATCAAGGACCACGACCCACAGGCCATCGCGTCCATCACGACGGGCAGCGCCGCCAGCTACCGAGTGGGTGAGGCCAGCCGAGTACTCGGCATCGTCCTGCGTCGGGGCGCACCGGGAACCGAAGCCGACTACCGGGCCGCTTTCGAGAACAGCGGTGAGCGTGTCGTCGGTTTCGTGGAGGCCACCGAGGCCACGGGTTGGCCGCGGGTCAGCGATCTCGCCCAGGAGCTGGGCCTGAAGAAGCTGAACGACGACGGTGACGAGACCCGGCGTATCAAGTCGACAGCCGTTCTGGCCCAGTCGATGCCGGGCTTCCTCCCCGCACTCAAGGACGGCCAGCTGGTCGTCGTCCCCGCCGACCGGCACGATGTGCTGGTCTCGGCCGCGCTGGCCACCATGAACGGCGTGCGTCTGGCTGGGGTCCTGCTCACCGCAGGCATCCGGGCCGACGAGCGGGTGCTGGAGCTCTGCCAGCCCGCGCTGAAGACCGGTCTGCCGATCTACGCCACCGAGGACCACACGATCGACGCGGTCAACCGGGTGCTCTCGCACGGCCCGGAGGTCGCTCCCGACGATGACGCCCGCACCCGTCTGGTCATGGAGACCACGGCCAGCGTCCTCGACGAGGAGTGGGTGGAGTCCCTCACCGACGACCGGGCGAAGCGCCGCCTCAGCCCGGCCGCCTTCCGTCGCTACCTGACCACGCGCGCCCGCCAGGCCGGTAAGCGCATCGTGCTGCCGGAGGGCTCGGAGCCGCGGACCGTCGAAGCCGCGATCTCCTGCGAGAACAAGGGCATCGCGCACTGCGTGCTCCTGGCCCCTCGGGACGAGGTGGAGACCACGGCCAGCCGGTTGGGGCTCACCCTGCCGGAGTCGATCGAAATCATCGATCCGACCGACATCCCGCAGAAGTACATCGACGCCCTGGTCGAACGCCGCAAGCACAAGGGCATGACCGAAGCCGCTGCTCGTGAACAGCTGTGCGACTCCGTCGTCTACGGCACCGTCATGGTGCACCTGGGCGAGGTCGACGGTCTGGTCAGCGGCGCGGTGCACACCACCGCGAACACGGTGCGTCCGGCGCTGCAGATCCTGGGCACCAAGCCTGGGGCGAAGCTGGTCAGCTCGGTGTTCTTCATGGGCTTGCCCGACGAGGTCGTCGTCTACGGCGACTGCGCGATCAACCCCGACCCGAATGCCGACGAGCTGGCCGACATCGCGATCCAGTCGGCCGATTCGGCAGCTGCTTTCGGTCTGGACCCGCGGGTCGCGATGATCTCCTTCTCGACCGGGACCTCCGGCTCCGGGGCGGATGTGGAGAAGGTCGCAGCGGCGACGAACCTGGTCAAGGAGCTGCGTCCGGACATCGCCGTGGACGGCCCCCTGCAGTACGACGCTGCGACGACCGCCTCGGTCGCCCGCTCGAAAGCACCGGACTCGCCGGTGGCCGGTAAGGCCACGGTCTTCGTGTTCCCCGACCTGAACACCGGGAACACGACCTACAAGGCCGTGCAGCGCTCCGCCTCGGTCATCTCCGTCGGCCCGATGCTGCAGGGCATCGCCGCCCCGGTCAACGACCTGTCGCGTGGCGCCCTGGTCGAGGACATCGAGTACACGATCGCGCTGACCGCCATCCAGGCCGCAGCGCCGTCGGCCTGA
- a CDS encoding VOC family protein, with product MSRVIHFEIHAADVPRAVAFYQQVFGWQMQDWSEYVGAPYYGVVTGEDGEPGINGAIMQRQTPNPEVGGPVAGAVLTVGTEDYDALASRIEEAGGTVAMEKFALPGMAWQGYYHDTENNVFGLHQPDPEAA from the coding sequence ATGTCGCGAGTCATCCATTTCGAGATCCATGCCGCGGACGTCCCCCGGGCTGTCGCCTTCTACCAGCAGGTCTTCGGCTGGCAGATGCAGGACTGGAGCGAGTACGTCGGTGCGCCCTACTACGGGGTGGTCACCGGCGAGGACGGCGAGCCGGGGATCAACGGTGCGATCATGCAACGTCAGACGCCCAACCCGGAGGTCGGTGGTCCAGTCGCGGGAGCCGTCCTCACCGTCGGGACCGAGGACTACGACGCCCTGGCCTCTCGGATCGAGGAAGCCGGGGGCACCGTGGCCATGGAGAAGTTCGCCCTACCGGGGATGGCCTGGCAGGGGTACTACCACGACACCGAGAACAATGTCTTCGGCCTTCACCAACCAGACCCGGAAGCTGCCTGA
- a CDS encoding glycosyltransferase family 2 protein — translation MPRLTIMMAARNAEETVAKAVSSTLRAAPADTELVVCDDASTDRTIEKIESLADRRVRVIRHAASQGSGAARQTVLDSTDSEFVANMDADDISLPWRFRRAIPALEGHDAVFSGAVAFGTGYPARPSLTFSLPAQEMPTILAIHNPLFHSSMLARRAAVEAVGGYQRLRRGQDYDLWLRMSANRSKLRRVATPMIGYRFSRTQISGSTDYLALMTAQPELQSSYWANLNLVLGSRIAARLDAHADPAAIRDAVHQLARSFRPATRARYRRVLNRATVPALPHPDQRHPRRAVPT, via the coding sequence GTGCCCAGGCTGACGATCATGATGGCTGCCCGTAACGCAGAAGAAACCGTCGCGAAGGCCGTCTCCTCGACCCTGCGAGCTGCACCCGCCGACACCGAACTGGTCGTCTGCGACGATGCAAGCACCGACCGGACCATCGAAAAGATCGAGTCCTTGGCCGACCGTCGGGTCCGGGTGATCCGCCACGCCGCATCACAAGGCAGCGGCGCAGCACGACAAACCGTTCTGGATTCCACAGACAGCGAATTCGTCGCGAACATGGACGCCGACGACATCTCCTTGCCCTGGCGTTTCCGCCGGGCGATTCCCGCACTGGAAGGACATGATGCCGTCTTCAGCGGCGCTGTGGCCTTCGGTACCGGCTACCCCGCCCGGCCCAGTCTGACCTTCTCCCTACCGGCCCAGGAGATGCCGACGATCCTGGCGATCCACAACCCACTGTTCCACTCCAGCATGCTGGCCCGCAGAGCCGCGGTGGAAGCGGTGGGTGGTTATCAACGCCTTCGCCGAGGCCAGGACTACGACCTTTGGCTACGAATGTCCGCCAACAGATCGAAACTGAGACGGGTGGCCACGCCGATGATCGGCTACCGGTTCTCCCGGACCCAGATCTCCGGAAGCACCGACTATCTGGCGCTGATGACGGCCCAGCCCGAACTGCAAAGTTCCTACTGGGCGAATCTGAACCTCGTACTCGGCAGCCGGATCGCAGCCCGGCTCGATGCCCACGCCGACCCCGCAGCCATCCGGGATGCCGTGCACCAGCTGGCCCGCTCTTTCCGCCCCGCGACCCGGGCGCGCTACCGCCGAGTGCTGAACCGGGCGACGGTGCCCGCACTCCCCCACCCGGATCAGAGACATCCCCGGAGGGCTGTTCCCACATAG
- a CDS encoding M56 family metallopeptidase, giving the protein MIAGIDPLLVVAMTIMLGLLISAVGAPFLLRRAAPALMHRPRTAAHLLTAGMGLWVLATLALGPLFAWVLAGPRLLGHTPQSCGRCSVGSSDGPFATEIPPSAIFLLVASALVGGALVSSLLVEGSRRARITRQASARLRRRGVSTTLHGHDVLVVDDPQPFAVALPGRRGGIVLSTKALGVLGQKELAAVLAHEAAHLEQGHHLLGGFAALLSRPLRAVPLMAAAADAVPHYLEIAADDAAKACVGTPALASALLLLGEPAGPRETEFCEAHALHAAGPQRIRHLVCPVDPAPAARPAVLLAAGVIALALAGATAPLPYVGTALRGCL; this is encoded by the coding sequence GTGATCGCCGGGATCGATCCACTTCTGGTCGTCGCGATGACGATCATGCTGGGGCTCCTGATCTCAGCGGTCGGTGCGCCATTCCTGCTCCGCAGGGCCGCGCCCGCGCTGATGCACCGGCCACGCACCGCTGCGCATCTGCTCACCGCGGGGATGGGCTTGTGGGTGCTGGCCACGCTTGCGCTCGGCCCGCTGTTCGCCTGGGTGCTGGCCGGTCCTCGGCTGCTGGGGCACACCCCTCAGAGCTGTGGTCGGTGCTCGGTCGGCTCCAGCGACGGTCCCTTTGCCACGGAGATCCCTCCAAGCGCAATTTTTCTTCTCGTGGCATCGGCGCTCGTCGGAGGCGCCCTCGTGTCGTCCCTGCTGGTAGAAGGATCCCGTCGGGCCCGGATCACCAGGCAGGCGTCGGCCCGCCTGCGTCGCCGGGGAGTGTCCACGACGCTGCATGGACACGATGTCCTCGTGGTCGACGACCCGCAGCCCTTCGCGGTGGCGCTGCCCGGACGGCGCGGCGGTATCGTCCTGTCCACCAAGGCGCTCGGCGTCCTCGGGCAGAAGGAACTGGCTGCAGTTCTCGCTCACGAGGCCGCTCATCTCGAGCAAGGACACCACCTGCTCGGTGGGTTCGCGGCGCTGCTGTCCCGTCCGTTACGGGCGGTGCCGCTCATGGCTGCGGCGGCAGACGCTGTTCCCCACTACCTGGAGATCGCGGCCGATGACGCGGCCAAGGCGTGTGTCGGGACTCCGGCTCTGGCTTCTGCCTTGCTGCTGCTGGGTGAACCTGCCGGGCCGCGTGAGACCGAGTTCTGCGAGGCGCATGCTCTGCACGCCGCTGGTCCGCAACGGATCCGGCACCTGGTGTGTCCGGTCGACCCTGCTCCGGCGGCTCGCCCGGCCGTCCTCCTCGCCGCCGGTGTGATCGCCCTGGCCTTGGCCGGAGCGACGGCGCCGCTGCCCTATGTGGGAACAGCCCTCCGGGGATGTCTCTGA
- a CDS encoding BlaI/MecI/CopY family transcriptional regulator, with the protein MTRGKSTGDMRAPRHADSPRLGPLEAHVLDILWDRGPSSIRDIITVLDGRPAYTTIATVLGHLVGKELVEAHKDGRSVRYAARTSREAHTASLMSHALDASHDRAASILHFVEAIPEGDRALLRAYLADQEIGGRR; encoded by the coding sequence ATGACGCGAGGAAAGAGCACCGGTGATATGCGCGCGCCACGCCACGCCGACAGCCCGCGCCTGGGCCCTCTCGAAGCCCACGTCCTCGACATTCTTTGGGATCGGGGCCCCTCTTCCATCCGCGACATCATCACCGTCCTCGACGGGCGCCCCGCCTACACGACCATCGCCACCGTCCTCGGTCACCTCGTCGGCAAAGAACTGGTCGAGGCGCACAAGGACGGCCGCTCCGTACGCTATGCCGCTCGCACCAGCCGTGAAGCCCACACGGCATCCCTGATGAGTCATGCCCTCGACGCCAGCCATGACCGGGCTGCATCCATCCTGCATTTCGTCGAAGCCATTCCTGAAGGTGATCGGGCCCTGCTCCGCGCCTATCTCGCTGACCAGGAGATCGGAGGGCGGCGGTGA
- a CDS encoding DsbA family protein produces the protein MPERPTPARWRSWAVPITVVIVAASLLLLTYLAQQNNGPQQPGSPAAATKSTPDGKGQSPAPDGIEEAIKKVQRRDPKDLLSVGPVDAPVVLIVFSDYQCTFCARWTHTTLPEMKKRADAGQLRIEWRDVNMYGENSKRASLASYAAARQGRFWDYHDKLFPEGKTRPKPQMTADALIATATEMGLDAKKFKEDMESTEALGEIARNEKLATDLGAAATPAFLMGTKPISGAQPTEVFVQAFEQALAASKH, from the coding sequence ATGCCCGAACGACCCACCCCGGCACGATGGCGGTCCTGGGCGGTGCCGATCACGGTCGTCATCGTCGCGGCGTCCCTGCTGCTGCTCACCTATCTGGCGCAGCAGAACAACGGACCCCAGCAGCCGGGCAGCCCTGCTGCGGCCACGAAGTCCACTCCGGACGGGAAGGGGCAGAGCCCTGCTCCGGACGGCATCGAGGAAGCGATCAAGAAGGTACAGCGCCGCGATCCCAAGGATCTGCTCAGCGTTGGGCCTGTCGATGCCCCGGTCGTCCTGATCGTCTTCTCCGACTACCAGTGCACCTTCTGTGCCCGGTGGACCCATACCACTCTCCCGGAGATGAAGAAGCGCGCGGACGCCGGTCAGCTGCGCATCGAGTGGCGCGATGTCAACATGTACGGCGAGAACTCGAAGCGGGCGTCGCTGGCCTCCTACGCCGCTGCCCGTCAGGGACGTTTCTGGGACTACCACGACAAGCTCTTCCCCGAAGGCAAAACGCGCCCCAAGCCTCAGATGACCGCTGACGCGCTGATCGCCACTGCCACGGAGATGGGACTGGACGCGAAGAAGTTCAAGGAGGACATGGAGAGCACCGAAGCTCTTGGGGAGATCGCCCGGAACGAGAAGCTGGCGACCGATCTCGGTGCCGCTGCCACTCCGGCCTTCCTCATGGGCACGAAGCCGATCTCCGGGGCACAGCCGACCGAGGTCTTCGTGCAAGCCTTCGAGCAGGCTCTCGCGGCGAGCAAGCACTGA
- a CDS encoding cytochrome c biogenesis CcdA family protein, producing the protein MDIGLLAAFLGGTLALLSPCGALLLPAFFAATVGTGPRLLLHGALFYAGLLTVLVPLGLGVGALGSVVATQRDTIVLVTAIVLVLLGLAQMAGLGFDAASALPGIRGLQESTTRRTGALKTVLLGAAGGVTGFCVGPILGAVLTLAATRGNTVAAGGLLAVYGAGMVVPLLLIAAAWHRMSDHSRAALRGRPVRVFGRELHSTSLLTGALIVALGVLFWATDGLLTMPELVPVSTQDWLQQQVAALARSSYDVIAIVLVAAVVLVVWARKR; encoded by the coding sequence ATGGATATCGGACTACTCGCTGCTTTTCTCGGTGGCACGCTCGCGCTACTGAGCCCGTGCGGGGCTCTTCTGCTCCCGGCGTTCTTCGCGGCGACGGTGGGCACCGGTCCTCGGCTGCTCCTGCACGGGGCGCTCTTCTACGCCGGACTGTTGACGGTTCTGGTTCCCTTGGGGTTGGGTGTCGGCGCGCTGGGATCGGTCGTGGCCACCCAGCGCGACACGATCGTGCTGGTCACAGCGATTGTGCTGGTGCTCCTCGGGTTGGCTCAGATGGCTGGGTTGGGTTTCGACGCCGCTAGCGCGCTCCCGGGGATTCGTGGCCTCCAGGAGAGCACGACCCGCCGCACCGGCGCACTCAAGACGGTCCTGCTGGGCGCGGCCGGTGGAGTCACCGGCTTCTGTGTCGGGCCGATCCTGGGCGCGGTGCTCACTTTGGCTGCGACGCGTGGCAACACGGTTGCTGCCGGCGGGCTGCTCGCCGTGTACGGCGCGGGGATGGTTGTTCCGCTGCTGTTGATCGCCGCAGCCTGGCACCGGATGAGCGATCATTCCCGGGCTGCGTTGCGAGGACGCCCGGTGCGGGTCTTCGGGCGGGAGCTGCATTCGACATCGCTGCTCACCGGGGCCTTGATCGTGGCCCTGGGGGTGCTCTTCTGGGCCACCGACGGGCTACTGACGATGCCCGAGCTGGTTCCGGTGAGCACTCAGGACTGGTTGCAGCAGCAGGTCGCCGCGCTGGCCCGCAGCTCGTACGACGTCATCGCCATCGTGCTCGTCGCCGCGGTGGTCCTGGTGGTCTGGGCGCGGAAACGGTAG
- a CDS encoding ribonucleotide-diphosphate reductase subunit beta gives MRGLPVTATQNAQDSASFDSLHVQDVGRVHVDDKAMINARSDVNQLLPMKYGWAWEKYLAGCHNHWMPTEVAMQADIAQWRSPDALTDDERLMLKRNLGFFATAESLVANNIVLAVYRHITNPECRQYLLRQAFEEAVHTHTFQYICTSLGLDEGELFNMYREVPSITDKDAWALKYTQNLESDTFATGTVEADQAFLRDLVAFYVVFEGMWFYTGFAQILSLGRRGKMVGIAEQYQYILRDESIHLNFGIDCINQIKLENPHLWTVDFQDEVRTMLREACDLEIAYARDIMPRGMLGMTVAHVEQYMHFITDRRCGQLGLAPLYGEDENPFPWMSESMDLVKEKNFFETRVTEYQTGGSLSWD, from the coding sequence ATGCGAGGCCTGCCAGTGACCGCCACCCAGAACGCCCAGGACAGCGCGTCCTTCGACAGCCTGCACGTCCAGGACGTCGGCCGGGTCCACGTCGACGACAAGGCGATGATCAACGCACGTTCCGATGTCAACCAGCTCCTGCCCATGAAGTACGGGTGGGCCTGGGAGAAATACCTCGCCGGCTGCCACAACCACTGGATGCCCACCGAGGTCGCCATGCAGGCCGATATCGCCCAGTGGCGCTCGCCGGACGCCCTCACCGACGACGAACGCCTCATGCTCAAACGGAACCTCGGGTTCTTCGCCACGGCGGAATCACTCGTGGCGAACAACATCGTCCTGGCCGTCTACCGGCACATCACCAACCCCGAATGCCGTCAGTACCTGTTGCGTCAGGCCTTCGAGGAAGCCGTGCACACCCACACCTTCCAGTACATCTGCACCAGCCTCGGCCTCGACGAGGGCGAACTGTTCAACATGTACCGCGAGGTGCCCTCCATCACCGACAAGGATGCCTGGGCGTTGAAATACACCCAGAACCTGGAGTCGGACACCTTCGCCACCGGCACCGTCGAGGCGGACCAGGCCTTCCTGCGCGACCTCGTCGCCTTCTACGTCGTCTTCGAAGGGATGTGGTTCTACACCGGCTTCGCGCAGATCCTCTCGCTGGGTCGCCGAGGGAAGATGGTCGGTATCGCCGAGCAGTACCAGTACATCCTGCGTGACGAGTCGATCCACCTGAACTTCGGCATCGACTGCATCAACCAGATCAAACTGGAGAACCCGCACCTGTGGACCGTCGACTTCCAGGACGAGGTGCGCACCATGTTGCGGGAGGCCTGTGACCTGGAGATCGCCTACGCCCGCGACATCATGCCGCGCGGCATGCTCGGCATGACCGTCGCCCACGTCGAGCAGTACATGCACTTCATCACCGACCGCAGGTGCGGACAGCTGGGCCTGGCGCCCCTCTACGGCGAGGACGAGAACCCCTTCCCGTGGATGTCCGAATCCATGGACCTGGTCAAGGAGAAGAACTTCTTCGAGACCAGGGTCACCGAATACCAGACCGGCGGCTCCCTCTCCTGGGACTGA